The window gTACCTGCGTGGGGCCTTGCAGCATCACCAACATCTCACAGCCAGCCTGTGCCGACCCAGCAGAGAGGCCACAATGCAAAGGGTAGCCCGACAAGAGCAGTTTGTTTGCCGTGGGCACATGGTGGCCCCTTCCAGTCGGGGCACCCCAAGGTGCTTTGACAACTTGCTACTTAGACCTTGCCAGTGGTCAGGTACAACGGGATTTGACCCCTCCCTCGGGGCTCAACCCACGCACAGACATGCACACGTGTATGGCTGTCCACAATGTCAGAAAGTAGCTGCTGGTGTCTGAAGATTTTGAACATACTTTTTGGAACCTcatgcacagatttttttctaatgtttgaGGGCTGTGAAGGAGTGTAAGGAATGTCTATATTAACCTCTTTTCCTTATACTGTTAACAAATATATTCCTATAAATTACAGTGGAATATTGTAAAtcagtttcttttaattctgGGTCCTTGTTTCCTCCTTTAAATCCTTGATCCTTCTCATGCTCTGTGCTTCAGCTGACTGTCTTGGAGGTAACGCCTGGGAAGTCATGGGAGTGTGGGCTTGGATGTACCCTTGGATCTCAATGCAGCATCTGGAGCTGCAGCCATCATGGCATTGTAAATCCCGTTCCAAAGCATGGCTGCCTGCAGTGTAGCACGTTTACCAGAGCAACTGCCAGCTAAAAAGCATCACAGCACACTCCCTTGTCCACATCAGCTGTGAGTAATAGTCTGTTTAGCCACCATGAATCACACATTCGGGGTCATGAGGCATGGCCCAGGATCCCTTGTCACTCAGCCTTTTCCTAAGGTTGAACTTCAGTCTGTGACTAAGCACGTTAGGGACTGCTGAGACTCTCATTTCAGAAATCCTGCCATGTTCTGTAACGTTAAAGACTGGGCTGCTGGAGTTGGGATgtctcagcacagcagcaacTGAGCCTGATACATGTGATAACCAGCTATCAGGCAGGCTGCTGAGCTCTACAAGTAGAGACACATCAGTGTAACCGCTTCTACAGGGCAAGGGTTGCTTTTTGTCTCTCCAATAGTATAATTTTCAATGGATATCTACTTTCTTTTCAATTAATGATTTTTGGACACGTACATTAGTATTTTTGGCAATGCCAGATTTAATATTTGTATTCGTCTCCTTCATGCTACAAATACCGTTTGAACTTGGCACCAAAACCTGTTAGCACTGTTAAATTCATAATGAAGTCCAAAGCATTGAAAGATCTAAAAGTCCTTTAACAAATACTAGTGTGAAAGAAACATAACAAGACAGAAATGTAACTAGTATTACCcacaaaaatgcataaataatttGTGAAAGATCTTAAACAATTACACAACCAATATAAATGTCTTCCTCAAGATCACAAACAGAGAGGGACTTTGTACTAGTGACTGAGAGAATCAGGAAATATGTTCCAGTTCTGGCTTAGGCTGCTAGTTGTAGGCCACCTTCAGAACAAAAgtgtatatttaatatttcaaatgagAGGTAAGATTAAAGCAAATTCTTACATTAAAAAGATAGCAAAACCCATATACATTACAATATAGAGCTAATGACAGTAGCAAATGAAATGTAGTAAGCATTCTTATTTGAACagaatctattaaaaaaatgttcatacCAACATGCATGTAGAACTTGCACTCCTGTTGTAATCTGCCAGAACCATTCATTgatattaaaagtatttaaaaacattttaattttgttgcatAATTCTTCCCCCACATGGATTTAATGcagcctttttgttttaatttagattATGCCAAACTGCAGGATAATGCTAGTATTCCTTGACATAGCTGAAATACTATCCACTTACGCAACGATGAGGTAACATGAATCATGCACAAAAATAAGAGAGTTTAGAGGTTTTTAAGCTTCATTTGATGCCAATAGAATTTTTATCATTGTCCtgttttttggctgggatagagttaattttcacaagaagctggaaggggggacagccaggacagctgacccaaactagccagaggggtattccataccatatgacctcatgctcagtatataaggggaggagctggcagggaggagggattgctgctctgggacaggcCAGGCATCCGGCTCTGGGTgatgagcaaattgcattgtgtaccACCTGCTTTGTATAGTCTTCTGTTTGTTATtgtcctcttcctttgctgtcccagtaaactgtccttatcccaacccatgagttttacctcgTTCTTCTgattctgctccccatctcaACGGGGGACGAGGAGTAAGTGAATGgccacatggtgctcagctgtcatctggggctaaaccatgacaatcgTGTATCTTTTTAGCAACATACATCAGTTCTGGCATAAACTACTGCTTTATGCACATTCATTTATTGTACTTATTGCTGCTTTCTAACAGATTATTCATTTTAGCAGTAGATATCTTGGACAGTTTGCTgactaaaaaaccaaaatacacaTACGTGTATACAGATACCCTTCCCCCTCTCACATATATGCATGCATGTGtcttataaaaattaattattactgaacaaaaatatatatagcttATACTGGATCTATCAGGAGAAAATATATCTGCTTTGATAGTCTGCAAAAGGTGCTGTAATTCCAGAGGTACAGATCCACAGTGAAGAatgcccagctggcagctctcccCGGCTGGTCCGTTCTGCTGTGGCACAGCCCCAAAGGGCAGCTTCCCAAATCATCAGGTTGCAGATTGTTCACGGTAAGACAGTGATGTAATCGCTTTCATAAACTTCTGTaaagaaatcaataaaaaaacccaaacagattttttcattgcaaatggCTCCTCTGAAAGCCCATGGTGAGCAGGATGGCCTGTGGCCGTGTTGCTGGGCAGGTGTCAataactcaattttttttctcgGTATTCTCTCTGCTATTTCAGGGCCAATGTTAGGCCCCGTGTCCTATGGACTGGTCCTCCCAGAGCCCATACAGAGGCAAAGTCTGCACTGCCTTTTCTGAGCCAGCAAGCTCTGTTACTGAACAGCTGTATCCACATGAGACCCCTTCTCCCTGAGGAAGAGTCAAATGCCAGAAGTCATCCATACTTAGTAAATCAGATCAATAGCTGAGATAGCTTTGACTATAGCATAACAAACCCTTTCTTCTCTAAATAAATACCCAACAGAAAAACTCTCCTCCCAACTAAGGGAGGAGAGCCTGAAAacaaaagagcctgaaaaagctCTTTCTCTCTTAGACCTTGTTAGATTTATCATGTTTTTTGAGAAGAtagcagaaaggcagaaattgAATGCTTAGGACTCCATCTCCACTATGGAAAACTACTGTCTCTTCAAGCAGCCACCCTCAGACAAGCTGTTCTGGGCTAGAAAACAATGCTCAAAAATGTCCAGCAACCAGTATCGTGACCCCAGTCCCGTGAATTGTTCCACTGGTCCCACTGGAGTGCTCAGTCCTGCGTGTGCTGCAAAGCCAGCTGCCAGTGCAACACGAGGGACCGGGCCGGAAGAATACAGCGCTTGCTTTAGGGAGCACTGTGGTGTTTTACGTGATGCGTGCATTTCAAAGACATCATGACATTAACCTAAACCCCTGCTGTAAGCACATAACAAAGCACGTCTGAGGGGGAAGTTTGGACTGCTgtataaatgaaatttaaattaaaattgaacAGCTACGATTCCAAActgatttaattatttctaaaagccTCCATTTTGATGAAAGCCACAAACATTTTGATAGTGAAGTGAAAgggtttgttttcctccctgtgAGTCCACACCAAGTGAATTGTACATCTTCTAGAAAAGTCCATGTTACAGGACGAgacaataaaatatgtattacatCTGATTTTTCCTAAAAGTATATCCATGCTACTGCAGTATTTTCCATCTCCCTGGAGTGGCAATGACAAGATACCATAAAACCCCTTTTTAGAGCAAATGTGGCACATCTGCCTTAGTGATACAAGTGATAATGTAATGTTTGGGACACCAGAAATGTCTCTTTGCTACTGTTTCTGCCAGCAAGATTGTTGCTGCAATGGCCCCTAAAAACGCAGCTTAAGTGCATGAAGTGGTGGGGAGACCTCACCCCTTCCTGTCCTGTCTGCTTGATGCAGGGAGCTGGTGCGCTGTTGTTGTGTGCAAAAAACCAGCATCTGATGTACAGACAGGAGGTACGACTGCAGCACAGAGGCTGGTCCGCACGACCGCATTTTAGCTAGCGTTACTCGTGAGATACAAATTACACAGGAGATTGGATACTCCAagaatttttcctgtttgataACTGTACTTAATGAAAGGATTACCCTTGCTCATTACGCTTAGTCTTCTAGTCAGAGGACCTAGAAGAGTGTCGAGGTTATTTTGCAGCCTGTGACCTGACAGATACTGCAGCTGAGCATCGTCCAGCAGTGATACAAAAAGTGGCTTTCAAAAGCATGTGAGGGATGCTGGCAAGGTACCAGTTGTATCTCTATTCATCCTCCCCAAAACACAGACGTAAAGATGACACGGAACTATGAAACATGCTCTACCACTTTGTGAAAACCTCCATCTTTACTGTATCCATTTGCATCATATTTCTGTCAGGTAGGGACGTTGTATCCTTATCTTATACCTGGAACTTGTGAGCATAAATTAGCAGATGATCAACCAGAGTCTGAACCCTGGTTCCAAAGCTGTGATTCTGAGCACAAGGCTATATGCTTCTTATTTTCAACATACTAACTTAAAATAGGCATGTTTTAACACAAATTGCAACAAGCCATGAGTTGgctagcttttttttctccttttctttttttcccccccagcatCTCAAAAATAACTGAGATTTTGGCACAAAAATAGCTTTCAACCTGGCCAATGGAGGTAAAGGACAGCCTCAACTTCCAGTGAAGTGCAGGAGTCTGGCAGCTTGGCAGAACCACGTTGGGTAAAATTGGTCCTCAGCCTTCCCTAGCCTAGAAGCATCAACACTCATGAGGGAGTGAGCTGTGGGCAACATCATGCTTTCCCTTCTGTACCTCTTTCAATTTTAACTTGTTAATTTGTGGTGGATGGAGGTGTGTAACCTGTGAGCTAGAAATAACCGTTTTCCAGTGAACataagagagaaggaagaacgTTGAACTTCTGTCCATGCAAGTTGGTCTCAGAGGACACATAGCAACTATTCACCACAAACCTTTCAATGCAGTCGTCTTTAGAAAACCACAAAGAACGAACTAAATTTCTCACCATCATAAACGTCATCCTTTCCTGACTTGAACCTCTGGCTTCTTTGTGAGGCCTTTGGTTTCTTTACTGGGTAGCGAAGGTTTGTAATTAGTCCTTGATTTGGCTTTTCATAATTGTATATTAGGTCCTTTAACGTTCCAAATATCCTCTGGGGAACACCTTCAGAAGtctgcaagaaaaggaaaataaagcttgTTTGCAATTGCCTTTCACATAGAGTTCCCTAAGTGAGAGGAAGGATACCTACTTTCGTGTTTACTGAGGATTTGGTGACAGAATGATGTACTGTCCTTAAAACACGTTTGGTGGCATGGCTATGGCACTAACCTCCCTtaccatctttttttatttgaaaaaagaacGCAAGTTTAGGGCCAACGTATTTAGTTCTCACTTAAAATGTTGGATTTAAACAAGTACGTGACAAGCAGAAGCCATACGTTTTACAAAATCAGCAAAGGACACCTGCAGAGGCAGCGGACGTGTCTGAGGCACCACCTGGCACCACCTTTCACTTTTAGGCAGAAGTTTATTGTTTCTCTCAGGTTTGAAACTTGCATTGGAGACTCCCGAGGCCAAGCAGGGACGATGGCACACCTAAGCGGGGGGACAGCGTTCTCACAAGCTGCTTCTTAACGTGCAGGTTCGCACAGCCGGACTGAACTGCTTCCATGGCACAGCCCCCGGTGATGGGCACAGAGACTGTGCAATGCCGGTGACAGACAGTAAGCACATTAATCGGCTCTAATCACAGCGAGGGTTCTACTACTAGTCATCAAAAGTGAATggggctttggttttgcttagtTGCCATCTAACAGAGAAAcatgtctttattttatttgtttttctgcatccTTTATCTTCCCTTCAGCCGTGTCTGGACTGagtgctgctgcctctgtgtactgggtctggctgggatggagttaactttcttcacagcagcctgtaCAGTGCTATAATTTGAATTTGTGACTATAACAgcattgataacacaccagtgttttggccgTTGCTGAACAGTGCTCGCACAGCCCTCAGGTTGTCTCTTTTTCCCGCTCTGCTTccccagcgaggaggctgggggtgcgcaAGATGCTGGAGGGGATGCGGCCAGGAAAGCGGACCtgaactgaccaaagggatatcccatcCCATACAACATTGTGCTCGGCAATAAAggcttggggaaggggggggacatTCTTGGTTacagcatttgtcttcccaagtaaccataACGTGCGCTGAGGCCTCGCTTTCCAGGAGGTGGCTAAGCATCTGCCTCCCGATGGAAAGCAGCAACTAAACtccttctttgctttgcttgcgtgcacaACTTTGCTTCATCTATTAAACTACCTTTTATCTTCATCCAGGAATTTCCTTActtttgctctttctgctctcttccccccaccctgtcctgctaaggaggggagtgaccgagcagctgtgtgggtgcttagctgctggccgGCGTCAGCCTACTGCACTCTAGAAAGTTCATGGCTGAATCTggccattaaaaaaccccaatcaatCTCCCCTCCACcattaatatattatttcagCCTATTATTTTTAGTAAGCTGAAACAATTCGACTTAAAAAATTGAACAACAGAACTGTTCTTTCACATTCTTGGCAAAACCGTGTAAGAAAAATCGGATTTGAAAAAACTAAAAGTGTTTGAGTTATTATCTGCTGATAGACACGACAGCAAACCCCAGTAGAGTGGCTATAGTCCAAAACAGATTACTTTTTGTCAACAAACCATTCTTCTTCATGGCAAATTGTCTTTCGTACTCAATCCAAACCACTAATAAGCAAGAAATTACCAGCGTGTGTCCTTTACGGAGCGAGTTCCTCATTCCATGGAACTGCTACTTAATTGTTGGCAGTCCTGTTGGCTGTCCTACTACAAGCAGAGGAGTGAGGCAGCTTTTTCAGTGTCCTCTCACCTTGCCTAGGGATTCGATTGATGCAGTCTGCTCTTACAGTTATTCAAGCAATGAGCAGCATTATCTGGGGTCATCACTTCGGGTGCCTCAGAATCACACAGAATTATAGATAGGTGTCTCTACATCAAAAATATCATTGCAATATTCCAAATCCCTACAAGATGCTGGATGCAATAGCAGAGCTTTCAAGTAGAAAAAGCTTATTAGGAACAGGAGCAAATAATGACAGTGATAGATTTTTCTTCAATGCCATCAAAAAGAAATGGTCAAATCAGACAGCAGCTAGTCCACAAATAACAGATCCACTTAGGTTATAAGGGAATTCTACAAAGATAATAGCTACTTCTGAGCTCATATGTAATAATAAGTATAATATTAAAAAGTCAAGAAttgagaagagaagaaaacaaacttggaaatattttctaagatAATGTGTTCatgtatattaattttttaaatcaagacaaTGATCTTTAGTGCAATCTTTACAGATGAAATAGAGTTACTCACCTGTATTCTAAAATATCCGTGGTGTTCCCTGAAGATACGATAAGTGTAGATGATTTCTTCAAAGCTGTGAAAAACATTATtgtataaattattctttttatcaACTGCTTGACCGCTGCAACTTGCTTAGACTGCTACAGCTGATCTCAACAGccagcttttggttttgtttgtttgcttgtatCTTAAAGTAAACTACAATACAAAGAAAGactaaaaccaaagaaacaaatctaAAGGAATGCCTGATGCTAAATAgcatcatatatatatatataacatatatatatgcagttACTTTTCCATTTGATTCATGTATCAGAGCTTTCAAAATACGTGAGATTCACCAAAAGTCAAACGTTTAATTGTCTGTTAGCCAAAATTAGTAATGCATGTTTTCTTAAGCCTCAGAAACCCAAATATTACTTTATCATGCCTTGCCAATTCAGTTCTAACCCCCTGTATGTCACTATACAGATCTGTTTGATTTTGGACCAAATTTATGGCATTCTTTTTTGCCCTGCAGACTTAGGCCAGATACGTTAAACATAGCCAAGAGTGCTGTGTGCAATCTGCAAAGTGCTTTAGCATAGATCTTGATAAAGCATGTCCAGCTAGCTCACCTCCACATCAGCTAACCGCCTGAGCTTTCCTCCAGCTTCTTAGGTGCATCTCCTGTGCTGAGTTTTGTACTACTACAGCTCCAATAAAATAGATCCGATAAGTCaaagcagtgaaaatgcttCAAGTTTATACGTCCAGAAAGGGCTGGATGTCACTCAGAATTTGTATTACTTGTTCTGTGGCAGTGAAACACAAAATAGACCCTGGAATTCCACTGCGGGTGCCGTGTAAGAGAAGAGCCCTTGTTTCCATAGGGTGCCTCAGTCCTTGCTCACCACCAGCAGGACTGGTGCGTGGCACTAGAAACCAATTTGTGCAAATGTCAACATGGGAATAAACTGCAAGCAAGGGGCTGGCACACATGCCATCGAGGACTGCAGTATCTCCATCAGCAGTGAGGAGAaggggagctgcagcctggccGACTCTCAGACTTTACACCGGGTTGGACTAATCATCAGACAACCTTTTCGCGATGGAAAGACATGTACCCCTCCTTCAAAAATGGAGCTATAAGGAAGACCTAAATAGCTACAAAGACAAAAGTGAGGTGCCGTTCTTTCCCTGAAGTCATACTCTAGGGGAAAACGGGCTGGTTTCCAACCAATTACCACATCTGTAAGAGAAGCAGTCACCTTTCAGAAGACCAATCTAGAGCAGAGAACAAGGATGAGAGATTCACCTGGGATGTGACATGACTGCAATGCTGTATGGAAACAAGCACATTGGCATGGAGTGATGCTCTGAAAGATTGTCTTTGCGGATGTCTGCTGTCATAGTGGTGGAAGTTGGGAAAGATgtgaggggggagagagagaaagaaaaccatatTAATCTTAGTAGTGGTAAAGAATGATTCTGTAGGAAACTCGCAGTTCACCTTTCGCATGAGATCTGCTGGCATTCCTCTGAAGAGAACAGGTGGGGAGGTTTCCACAGCGCACACAGGAGTGTGAAGTTGCAGAATGTTTTTCATGTAATCTGCTTTCCTTGTGGGAGCCCTCAAGTAATTGCAGCACCACAAATTCGTACTGTTATTTCCCCCCACGCTGCCCTACACAGTGATCCCCTTGAGCTGTCTGTACCTTCGTGTGTTCCAGATGTGATCATGTACCAGGCTAATTCAACCTAGAATATGTTTGATTTGACCAGAGTATAGATAGAGATGTATATAATACTGGACATATACTCAAGGGTGTGATATTAGAGGCTTATCAGTGGGCAGAGTCTCTGACCCCTGCTGCTGAAAAAAGACACTGTGGTGGAAGGAAGAGACACCACATTTTTAACAAAGTGTGAGCCTGGAAATATCTGCAAACAGCAGGTAGTATTAAAGACATGAGAGGCTGTGCAGTAAAATTGaatgagacagagagagaaaagcaaacctgAAGGGAGTCCGGAGTTTGCAAAATGAGAGAACGTTTCATATCTTGAAATATAAGATTACTCTAATGAGGAGTTTCAAAGAACTTATGAACTAAACATAACACAGGCCTTTACATAAGACTAATTTAATTCCACAGACCTCCCACCCTCTGATCTATCTTCTTAGCCTCCTCATGTGTGATACCTCCCTAAACTTCATTTTGCAGTTGTATCACAAGAAGACTGTTTAATTCCTGGAGTGATGTTAGCAGAAAACTGTCTCCAGTCACCAGGATCCAGAAAATGACTGCGCAGGTCCTATGtctaagaaaattatatttcctttgcatttcccagttttttaattattagtatttttaataacatgcaGGCATTTGAACACTCAGGCTACTGACAGCTTTGGATATATTTtgtcaacagaaataaaagctctATCAAATACTGCAGTGGCAGACGTTCAGAAGATGAACTGAAGATCATGACCATGATCAAAAAAGGCACTAAAGTTGCAAAGGTACGTAAACCACAAAtaacggggagggggggcagggaagCAGTATTTGAAAACACGGTCTTTTAAATGGTACGCATGTTCATCAGAAGGATTTCAACTGTAGCTACATTAATTGAGCTGTCATGAGAGGGAGAATCTTAGGGCGAAAACCCAGCTTGGGGGACTAAcgcataaatgaaaaattactctgGAAATAAACTGCTTTGTTCTGCAAAAATATTACTACAGACTGCGGTCAGGGTAAGACTTCCAGCTAGAATAGATTTCCTTTGATTCAGAGAGTTACATGACAGGGGTGcatcttctggttttttcctccttgagaTATCCATGGAAATTCACATGTTCCTGGCTGAAGAGAACACTAACTTGGTGTTAGTGTGGCACCAAGCTTAACCTTTATGTCAGCTTGCATCTGCCCACAATGTACTCTGTAGAGGTGCTCTCTCTTACATCAGTAGTTCAAACTCATCGCACACACCTAAGCACCCCTTCACTTTCTCATCTGCCTCTACTGCATGAGATCTCAACAGCCATCTTCCCAAGTCAGGGACTAATATTGTCATTCTTCCTCGGTGCCAGGATCCCTGTTTGTCCCTCCTGACAGGGTAAGCACGCCCAtgccctttccctttccctttccctcccacgctccctgccctccccgcaCCCCCTACGCTGTGTCCTTCCACACCGCACTGAAGGCAGGTTCCCACAGCTCCCTCCCCGAGGGCTCTCTTTGTCCCCCACTtgccatttctgttttccttactCCATCGTCTCACAAACCTCCTTTCTTCTACCCACCAACCCCATAGTACtccatttccctctccctttttctccttttcctttgattcatttcaaaagaaatgcatttttttattattgataaaaacattttctgatattttcaaattaatttgatgTAGCGTTAAAAATTTTTCATGTCACACACAAACACGTCCTCAAGGAGTGTGTAAAACCTCACAGGGACAAACAACGAAAGACTCAGAGTTATTAATTTATAAACTGAACAAATTAGGAACAGATCAATTACATATGAAAAGTGTAAAACTGACTTCttcaaagggaaataaaagtgCTATTCcctacaggaaaagaaaataataaaatttcaaTTGTAGTAACTAAAGTTAATGCCTAGAAGTAGCAATTTTCTATGCCCATCATGTTCATGGACCCGTCATATGAATTCAAACAGGACATTATATCTTTCTGTTTCAGCTTATTTTGTTACATCAGCTAAAATTCATTTGAAGCACAAGGTCAAGCTTTCATCAGATAGCAAGCCTatgaaaagggaaatgttttgtAATCTATCATGAGACTTTTCAGTGTCTCAACATTGCTAAAATGTTATTTACTCATTGTTACAGAGGCAGCACCCTTGAGTAAAGTTCTTACCGTGTTTTGGCAGGCTAAGCTGTTTTCTCTGAGCTCCCCTTACTGTCTGCAG of the Grus americana isolate bGruAme1 chromosome 1, bGruAme1.mat, whole genome shotgun sequence genome contains:
- the LOC129200631 gene encoding SH2 domain-containing protein 1B-like isoform X1, encoding MEFPFFHGKITKKTCEELLSKNRKNGSYLIRESESVEGALCLCVFFEEIIYTYRIFREHHGYFRIQTSEGVPQRIFGTLKDLIYNYEKPNQGLITNLRYPVKKPKASQRSQRFKSGKDDVYDEVYESDYITVLP
- the LOC129200631 gene encoding SH2 domain-containing protein 1B-like isoform X2, producing MEFPFFHGKITKKTCEELLSKNRKNGSYLIRESESVEGALCLCVFFEEIIYTYRIFREHHGYFRIQTSEGVPQRIFGTLKDLIYNYEKPNQGLITNLRYPVKKPKASQRSQRFKSGKDDVYDVYESDYITVLP